Proteins from one Ricinus communis isolate WT05 ecotype wild-type chromosome 9, ASM1957865v1, whole genome shotgun sequence genomic window:
- the LOC8265637 gene encoding purple acid phosphatase 23 isoform X3, with protein MDHFTSWLHVISFLIVVQIEFCTGKIPTTLEGPFQPVTRRFDSSLRRGSDDLPMDHPRLLKNVTGDFPEQIALALSSSTSMWVSWVTGNAQIGSNVVPLDPGSVASEVWYGKESGKYTSKKKGNSTVYSQLYPFEGLVNYTSGIIHHVIIDGLEPGTKYYYKCGDSSIPAMSEEYFFQTLPLPSPYSYPHRIAVIGDLGLSSNSSTTIDHLATNDPSLIIMVGDLTYANQYLTTGGKGVPCFSCAFPDAPIRETYQPRWDGWGRFMEPLISRVPMMVIEGNHEIEPQVAGITFKSYLTRFAVPSEESGSNSNFYYSFDAGGIHFIMLGAYVDYNTTGSQYAWLKEDLNQVDRTKTPWLVAAWHPPWYNSYSSHYQEFECMRQEMEALLYQYRVDIVFSGHVHAYERINRVYNYTLDPCGPVYITVGDGGNIEQVDVEHADDVGKCPSAGDNIPEFGNICRINFSSGPAKGKFCWDKQPEWSAFRESSFGHGILEVVNSTYALWTWHRNQDIYKDDSHGDQIYIVRQPELCLLSTTSK; from the exons ATGGATCACTTTACATCATGGTTGCATGTAATCAGTTTCTTGATTGTTGTACAGATAGAGTTTTGTACAGGTAAGATACCAACCACTCTTGAAGGCCCTTTTCAGCCAGTAACTAGAAGATTTGATTCCTCACTGCGTAGAGGCAGCGATGATTTGCCAATGGATCATCCACGTCTTTTAAAGAATGTGACAGGAGATTTTCCTGAGCAGATAGCATTGGCTTTATCTTCTTCAACTTCAATGTGGGTTTCTTGGGTCACTG GCAATGCACAGATTGGTTCCAATGTAGTTCCTCTGGATCCTGGTTCTGTGGCTAGTGAAGTCTGGTATGGGAAAGAAAGTGGAAAGTACACGAGCAAAAAAAAAGGGAATTCAACTGTTTATAGTCAGTTGTACCCTTTTGAGGGACTTGTGAATTATACTTCTGGAATCATTCATCATGTCATAATTGATG GTCTTGAACCTGGGACTAAATACTACTACAAGTGTGGTGATAGCTCTATTCCAGCTATGAGTGAAGAATATTTCTTTCAAACTTTACCATTGCCTAGCCCCTATTCATATCCTCATCGAATAGCTGTTATTGGAGACCTGGGCCTATCAAGTAATTCATCAACTACCATAGATCATTTGGCCACAAATGATCCTTCACTGATTATAATGGTGGGAGACCTAACTTATGCAAATCAATACCTCACAACTGGTGGAAAAGGAGTTCCATGCTTCTCATGTGCATTCCCTGATGCACCTATTAGAGAGACATATCAACCTCGCTGGGATGGCTGGGGAAG GTTTATGGAGCCACTGATATCAAGAGTTCCTATGATGGTAATTGAAGGGAACCATGAGATTGAACCTCAAGTTGCTGGTATAACTTTCAAATCATATTTGACTAGGTTTGCAGTTCCATCAGAGGAGTCTGGCTCTAATAGTAACTTCTACTATTCTTTTGATGCTGGTGGCATACATTTTATCATGTTGGGAGCATATGTTGACTACAACACTACTG GTTCTCAGTATGCTTGGTTGAAGGAAGACTTAAATCAAGTAGACCGCACTAAGACCCCTTGGCTGGTAGCTGCATGGCATCCACCTTGGTATAATAGCTATTCCTCACACTATCAGGAATTTGAGTGCATGAGGCAGGAAATGGAAGCACTTCTCTATCAATACCGTGTTGACATTGTTTTTTCTGGTCAT GTTCATGCTTACGAGCGAATAAATAGAGTCTATAATTATACATTGGACCCATGTGGTCCTGTTTACATAACAGTCGGAGATGGCGGAAACATTGAGCAAGTTGATGTAGAACATGCAGATGACGTTGGAAAATGTCCTTCAGCTGGAGACAATATACCAGAATTTGGGAATATATGCCGCATAAATTTCTCTTCTGGCCCTGCTAAGGGCAAGTTTTGTTGGGACAAGCAACCAGAATGGAGTGCATTCAGAGAAAGCAGCTTCGGACATGGAATACTTGAG GTTGTGAATTCTACATATGCATTATGGACTTGGCACAGAAATCAGGATATATATAAGGATGATAGCCACGGTgatcaaatatatattgtgCGGCAGCCTGAACTGTGCCTTCTCTCAACAACTTCCAAA TGA
- the LOC8265636 gene encoding cytochrome b5, translating into MSGEGKVFTLAQVSEHNNPKDCWLIINGKVYDVTKFLEDHPGGDEVLLSATGKDATDDFEDVGHSTSAREMMDQYYVGEIDPSTIPKKATYKPPKQPHYNQDKTAEFIIKLLQFLVPLAILGLAFGIRIYTKST; encoded by the exons ATGAGTGGTGAAGGCAAAGTTTTCACTTTGGCTCAGGTGTCTGAGCACAACAATCCAAAAGATTGTTGGCTGATCATTAATGGCAAG GTTTATGATGTGACAAAGTTTTTGGAGGACCATCCTGGTGGGGATGAGGTTTTGTTATCTGCTACAG GTAAGGATGCAACTGATGATTTTGAGGATGTTGGGCACAGCACGAGTGCTAGAGAAATGATGGATCAATACTACGTTGGAGAGATCGATCCCTCGACCATTCCTAAGAAGGCGACATATAAGCCTCCGAAGCAGCCTCACTACAATCAGGATAAGACAGCTGAGTTCATCATCAAGCTCCTGCAATTCCTGGTTCCTCTTGCTATATTGGGTTTGGCTTTTGGAATCCGCATCTATACAAAATCAACTTAA
- the LOC112534673 gene encoding putative UPF0481 protein At3g02645: MGTEELDCVAISINEKLGSLSPLSSDRCIFKVPNQVRVVNEKAYAPEIIAIGPYHRGKDHLKAMEEHKIRYLQRFLRRSHQNSVLGIVQAIRALEETARNCYSEPVSLTQDEFVEMMVVDGCFIVEFSYRCVETADPEDPIFQTNQIQSRLMLDLLLVENQLPFFVLIKLFHMITGQENSIIKLLLKVFKFLLPGRGYNPKHEYTSEQIGQIRHLLELIHDNWQPLPTRMESYLNMRENVKRSFPRCAIELQEAGIKFKKVEEQNLFDISFRNGVMRIPTLTIRDETECIMRNLIAYEQLIPRSSPIYVTDYMIFMDSLINSEKDVELLCHKGIIENWLGDDKAVAILCNKIGDNVFCDRALYAEIQYSVNMHCNKRWNVWMAKLRHNYFHSPWALISVLAAIILLFLTFSQTLYSVFSYYK, translated from the coding sequence ATGGGCACTGAAGAATTGGATTGTGTAGCCATTAGCATCAATGAGAAGCTTGGCAGTCTATCTCCACTATCCTCTGATCGTTGCATCTTCAAAGTTCCTAATCAAGTACGTGTGGTGAATGAAAAGGCATATGCGCCCGAGATTATTGCAATTGGTCCTTACCACCGCGGTAAGGATCATTTAAAGGCAATGGAAGAGCATAAAATACGGTATCTTCAGAGATTTCTTCGAAGAAGTCATCAGAATAGTGTATTAGGAATAGTCCAGGCCATAAGGGCGTTGGAAGAAACAGCTCGTAATTGCTACTCGGAACCTGTAAGTCTTACGCAAGATGAGTTTGTGGAAATGATGGTTGTTGATGGTTGCTTTATTGTTGAGTTTTCATATAGGTGCGTGGAAACGGCTGATCCGGAAGACCCTATATTTCAGACGAATCAGATACAATCCAGATTGATGCTGGACCTGTTATTAGTTGAAAATCAGCTTCCTTTCTTCGTACTTATTAAGTTATTTCACATGATCACAGGTCAAGAAAACTCGATAATTAAGTTATTGCTAAAGGTCTTTAAGTTTTTACTGCCAGGCCGAGGGTATAATCCTAAACATGAATACACTTCAGAACAAATTGGGCAAATACGTCATCTATTAGAACTAATACACGACAATTGGCAGCCTTTGCCTACAAGAATGGAAAGCTACTTGAACATGAGAGAGAATGTTAAAAGAAGTTTCCCACGTTGTGCAATAGAACTCCAGGAGGCGGGGATCAAGTTCAAGAAAGTTGAGGAGCAAAATCTTTTCGATATCAGCTTTAGAAACGGCGTAATGAGAATCCCAACACTGACAATTAGGGATGAAACAGAGTGTATCATGCGAAATCTCATTGCCTACGAGCAGCTGATTCCTAGAAGCAGTCCGATATATGTTACTGATTATATGATATTCATGGACAGTCTCATCAATTCTGAAAAAGACGTGGAGCTACTTTGTCACAAGGGAATCATCGAAAACTGGTTGGGTGACGATAAAGCAGTTGCTATATTATGTAACAAAATTGGGGATAATGTTTTCTGCGATAGGGCTTTGTACGCTGAAATACAGTACAGTGTAAACATGCACTGCAATAAGCGATGGAATGTGTGGATGGCCAAGTTAAGGCACAATTATTTCCACAGTCCATGGGCACTCATTTCAGTTTTGGCTGCCATCATCCTGCTTTTCCTCACCTTCTCACAAACCCTGTATTCagtcttttcttattataaataa
- the LOC8265637 gene encoding purple acid phosphatase 23 isoform X2, which translates to MDHFTSWLHVISFLIVVQIEFCTGKIPTTLEGPFQPVTRRFDSSLRRGSDDLPMDHPRLLKNVTGDFPEQIALALSSSTSMWVSWVTGNAQIGSNVVPLDPGSVASEVWYGKESGKYTSKKKGNSTVYSQLYPFEGLVNYTSGIIHHVIIDGLEPGTKYYYKCGDSSIPAMSEEYFFQTLPLPSPYSYPHRIAVIGDLGLSSNSSTTIDHLATNDPSLIIMVGDLTYANQYLTTGGKGVPCFSCAFPDAPIRETYQPRWDGWGRFMEPLISRVPMMVIEGNHEIEPQVAGITFKSYLTRFAVPSEESGSNSNFYYSFDAGGIHFIMLGAYVDYNTTGSQYAWLKEDLNQVDRTKTPWLVAAWHPPWYNSYSSHYQEFECMRQEMEALLYQYRVDIVFSGHVHAYERINRVYNYTLDPCGPVYITVGDGGNIEQVDVEHADDVGKCPSAGDNIPEFGNICRINFSSGPAKGKFCWDKQPEWSAFRESSFGHGILEVVNSTYALWTWHRNQDIYKDDSHGDQIYIVRQPELCLLSTTSKLSDRELMRLNWEV; encoded by the exons ATGGATCACTTTACATCATGGTTGCATGTAATCAGTTTCTTGATTGTTGTACAGATAGAGTTTTGTACAGGTAAGATACCAACCACTCTTGAAGGCCCTTTTCAGCCAGTAACTAGAAGATTTGATTCCTCACTGCGTAGAGGCAGCGATGATTTGCCAATGGATCATCCACGTCTTTTAAAGAATGTGACAGGAGATTTTCCTGAGCAGATAGCATTGGCTTTATCTTCTTCAACTTCAATGTGGGTTTCTTGGGTCACTG GCAATGCACAGATTGGTTCCAATGTAGTTCCTCTGGATCCTGGTTCTGTGGCTAGTGAAGTCTGGTATGGGAAAGAAAGTGGAAAGTACACGAGCAAAAAAAAAGGGAATTCAACTGTTTATAGTCAGTTGTACCCTTTTGAGGGACTTGTGAATTATACTTCTGGAATCATTCATCATGTCATAATTGATG GTCTTGAACCTGGGACTAAATACTACTACAAGTGTGGTGATAGCTCTATTCCAGCTATGAGTGAAGAATATTTCTTTCAAACTTTACCATTGCCTAGCCCCTATTCATATCCTCATCGAATAGCTGTTATTGGAGACCTGGGCCTATCAAGTAATTCATCAACTACCATAGATCATTTGGCCACAAATGATCCTTCACTGATTATAATGGTGGGAGACCTAACTTATGCAAATCAATACCTCACAACTGGTGGAAAAGGAGTTCCATGCTTCTCATGTGCATTCCCTGATGCACCTATTAGAGAGACATATCAACCTCGCTGGGATGGCTGGGGAAG GTTTATGGAGCCACTGATATCAAGAGTTCCTATGATGGTAATTGAAGGGAACCATGAGATTGAACCTCAAGTTGCTGGTATAACTTTCAAATCATATTTGACTAGGTTTGCAGTTCCATCAGAGGAGTCTGGCTCTAATAGTAACTTCTACTATTCTTTTGATGCTGGTGGCATACATTTTATCATGTTGGGAGCATATGTTGACTACAACACTACTG GTTCTCAGTATGCTTGGTTGAAGGAAGACTTAAATCAAGTAGACCGCACTAAGACCCCTTGGCTGGTAGCTGCATGGCATCCACCTTGGTATAATAGCTATTCCTCACACTATCAGGAATTTGAGTGCATGAGGCAGGAAATGGAAGCACTTCTCTATCAATACCGTGTTGACATTGTTTTTTCTGGTCAT GTTCATGCTTACGAGCGAATAAATAGAGTCTATAATTATACATTGGACCCATGTGGTCCTGTTTACATAACAGTCGGAGATGGCGGAAACATTGAGCAAGTTGATGTAGAACATGCAGATGACGTTGGAAAATGTCCTTCAGCTGGAGACAATATACCAGAATTTGGGAATATATGCCGCATAAATTTCTCTTCTGGCCCTGCTAAGGGCAAGTTTTGTTGGGACAAGCAACCAGAATGGAGTGCATTCAGAGAAAGCAGCTTCGGACATGGAATACTTGAG GTTGTGAATTCTACATATGCATTATGGACTTGGCACAGAAATCAGGATATATATAAGGATGATAGCCACGGTgatcaaatatatattgtgCGGCAGCCTGAACTGTGCCTTCTCTCAACAACTTCCAAA ttgAGTGATAGGGAACTAATGAGACTCAACTGGGAGGTCTAA
- the LOC8265635 gene encoding probable voltage-gated potassium channel subunit beta: MQYKNLGRSGLKVSQLSYGAWVSFGNQLDVKEAKSLLQCCRDHGVNFFDNAEVYANGRAEEIMGQAIRELGWKRSDIVVSTKIFWGGSGPNDKGLSRKHIVEGTKASLKRLDMDYVDVIYCHRPDSSTPIEETVRAMNHVIDKGWAFYWGTSEWSAQQITEAWGIAERLDLVGPIVEQPEYNLLSRHKVESEYLPLYTNYGLGLTTWSPLASGVLTGKYSRGAIPPDSRFALENYKNLASRSLIDDVLKKVNGLKPIADELGVPLSQLAIAWCAANPNVSSVITGATKESQIQENMKAIDVIPLLTPAVMEKIEAVVQSKPKRPDSYR; the protein is encoded by the exons ATGCAATACAAAAATCTGGGTCGATCAGGTCTAAAGGTGAGTCAGCTTTCATATGGAGCATGGGTAAGTTTCGGGAACCAACTAGATGTGAAAGAAGCGAAGTCATTATTGCAGTGTTGCAGAGACCATGGTGTCAACTTCTTTGATAACGCAGAGGTTTATGCAAATGGAAGGGCAGAAGAGATTATGGGTCAAGCGATCCGTGAACTTGGGTGGAAACGGTCGGATATAGTAGTTTCTACAAAGATCTTTTGGGGTGGTTCTGGTCCTAATGACAAAGGCTTATCAAGAAAGCATATTGTTGAGGGTACTAAAGCTTCCCTTAAGAGATTGGATATGGATTATGTCGATGTCATTTATTGCCATCG GCCAGACTCATCGACACCAATTGAAGAAACAGTAAGGGCAATGAATCATGTGATTGATAAGGGGTGGGCGTTTTATTGGGGAACTAGTGAGTGGTCAGCACAACAGATCACTGAAGCATGGGGCATTGCAGAAAGGCTGGACTTGGTAGGACCTATTGTGGAGCAGCCAGAGTACAATTTGCTGTCTAGACACAAG GTAGAGTCAGAGTACCTCCCTCTATACACCAACTATGGCCTGGGTCTCACTACTTGGAGTCCTCTTGCATCTGGAGTGCTCACTGGAAAATACAGCAGGGGAGCTATACCTCCTGATAGCCGGTTTGCCTTGGAAAACTATAAG AATCTTGCTAGCCGGTCCCTGATTGATGATGTTCTGAAGAAGGTTAATGGGCTAAAGCCAATTGCTGACGAACTCGGTGTGCCTTTATCTCAACTTGCTATAGCATGGTGTGCTGCTAATCCAAATGTCTCATCAGTTATCACTGGTGCTACAAAGGAATCTCAG ATTCAAGAGAACATGAAAGCTATTGATGTCATCCCCTTATTGACTCCTGCTGTGATGGAGAAGATTGAGGCCGTTGTTCAAAGCAAGCCAAAACGTCCAGATTCATATAGGTAA
- the LOC8265637 gene encoding purple acid phosphatase 23 isoform X1 codes for MDHFTSWLHVISFLIVVQIEFCTGKIPTTLEGPFQPVTRRFDSSLRRGSDDLPMDHPRLLKNVTGDFPEQIALALSSSTSMWVSWVTGNAQIGSNVVPLDPGSVASEVWYGKESGKYTSKKKGNSTVYSQLYPFEGLVNYTSGIIHHVIIDGLEPGTKYYYKCGDSSIPAMSEEYFFQTLPLPSPYSYPHRIAVIGDLGLSSNSSTTIDHLATNDPSLIIMVGDLTYANQYLTTGGKGVPCFSCAFPDAPIRETYQPRWDGWGRFMEPLISRVPMMVIEGNHEIEPQVAGITFKSYLTRFAVPSEESGSNSNFYYSFDAGGIHFIMLGAYVDYNTTGSQYAWLKEDLNQVDRTKTPWLVAAWHPPWYNSYSSHYQEFECMRQEMEALLYQYRVDIVFSGHVHAYERINRVYNYTLDPCGPVYITVGDGGNIEQVDVEHADDVGKCPSAGDNIPEFGNICRINFSSGPAKGKFCWDKQPEWSAFRESSFGHGILEVVNSTYALWTWHRNQDIYKDDSHGDQIYIVRQPELCLLSTTSKGTNETQLGGLTNESADRLSKWMCLPMLIAMVTIGVI; via the exons ATGGATCACTTTACATCATGGTTGCATGTAATCAGTTTCTTGATTGTTGTACAGATAGAGTTTTGTACAGGTAAGATACCAACCACTCTTGAAGGCCCTTTTCAGCCAGTAACTAGAAGATTTGATTCCTCACTGCGTAGAGGCAGCGATGATTTGCCAATGGATCATCCACGTCTTTTAAAGAATGTGACAGGAGATTTTCCTGAGCAGATAGCATTGGCTTTATCTTCTTCAACTTCAATGTGGGTTTCTTGGGTCACTG GCAATGCACAGATTGGTTCCAATGTAGTTCCTCTGGATCCTGGTTCTGTGGCTAGTGAAGTCTGGTATGGGAAAGAAAGTGGAAAGTACACGAGCAAAAAAAAAGGGAATTCAACTGTTTATAGTCAGTTGTACCCTTTTGAGGGACTTGTGAATTATACTTCTGGAATCATTCATCATGTCATAATTGATG GTCTTGAACCTGGGACTAAATACTACTACAAGTGTGGTGATAGCTCTATTCCAGCTATGAGTGAAGAATATTTCTTTCAAACTTTACCATTGCCTAGCCCCTATTCATATCCTCATCGAATAGCTGTTATTGGAGACCTGGGCCTATCAAGTAATTCATCAACTACCATAGATCATTTGGCCACAAATGATCCTTCACTGATTATAATGGTGGGAGACCTAACTTATGCAAATCAATACCTCACAACTGGTGGAAAAGGAGTTCCATGCTTCTCATGTGCATTCCCTGATGCACCTATTAGAGAGACATATCAACCTCGCTGGGATGGCTGGGGAAG GTTTATGGAGCCACTGATATCAAGAGTTCCTATGATGGTAATTGAAGGGAACCATGAGATTGAACCTCAAGTTGCTGGTATAACTTTCAAATCATATTTGACTAGGTTTGCAGTTCCATCAGAGGAGTCTGGCTCTAATAGTAACTTCTACTATTCTTTTGATGCTGGTGGCATACATTTTATCATGTTGGGAGCATATGTTGACTACAACACTACTG GTTCTCAGTATGCTTGGTTGAAGGAAGACTTAAATCAAGTAGACCGCACTAAGACCCCTTGGCTGGTAGCTGCATGGCATCCACCTTGGTATAATAGCTATTCCTCACACTATCAGGAATTTGAGTGCATGAGGCAGGAAATGGAAGCACTTCTCTATCAATACCGTGTTGACATTGTTTTTTCTGGTCAT GTTCATGCTTACGAGCGAATAAATAGAGTCTATAATTATACATTGGACCCATGTGGTCCTGTTTACATAACAGTCGGAGATGGCGGAAACATTGAGCAAGTTGATGTAGAACATGCAGATGACGTTGGAAAATGTCCTTCAGCTGGAGACAATATACCAGAATTTGGGAATATATGCCGCATAAATTTCTCTTCTGGCCCTGCTAAGGGCAAGTTTTGTTGGGACAAGCAACCAGAATGGAGTGCATTCAGAGAAAGCAGCTTCGGACATGGAATACTTGAG GTTGTGAATTCTACATATGCATTATGGACTTGGCACAGAAATCAGGATATATATAAGGATGATAGCCACGGTgatcaaatatatattgtgCGGCAGCCTGAACTGTGCCTTCTCTCAACAACTTCCAAA GGAACTAATGAGACTCAACTGGGAGGTCTAACAAACGAATCAGCTGACAGATTGTCTAAATGGATGTGTCTCCCAATGTTAATCGCCATGGTCACTATCGGTGTCATCTGA